One Sphingomicrobium marinum genomic window carries:
- the folE gene encoding GTP cyclohydrolase I FolE: MADEQTPAAGDLVSAPAKIDVPSEVQDAIRTLIRWAGDDPEREGLLDTPKRVARAWAEYAKGYNEDPAAHLSRTFEEVGGYDEIVLLKDIPFQSHCEHHMAPIIGKAAIAYLPGDKVVGISKLARVLHGFARRLQVQERLTAQVADCIWEHLDPKGVAVVIEASHACMTARGVNTPGVMMTTSRMMGCFREDHRSREEVLALMGY, translated from the coding sequence ATGGCTGATGAGCAGACACCGGCCGCCGGCGATCTTGTGAGCGCACCTGCGAAGATCGATGTGCCAAGCGAGGTGCAGGATGCGATCCGCACCTTGATCCGCTGGGCGGGCGATGATCCGGAGCGTGAAGGCTTGCTGGACACGCCCAAGCGGGTGGCGCGGGCATGGGCTGAATACGCCAAAGGCTATAACGAGGATCCTGCAGCCCATTTGTCGCGCACCTTCGAGGAGGTGGGCGGCTATGACGAGATCGTGCTGTTGAAAGATATTCCCTTCCAGTCGCACTGCGAGCACCACATGGCACCGATCATCGGCAAGGCGGCCATCGCCTATCTACCAGGCGACAAGGTCGTGGGGATTTCCAAGCTGGCGCGGGTGCTGCACGGTTTCGCGCGGCGGTTGCAAGTGCAGGAGCGGCTTACTGCGCAGGTCGCAGACTGCATTTGGGAGCACCTTGACCCCAAGGGTGTGGCGGTGGTGATCGAAGCCAGCCACGCATGCATGACCGCGCGCGGAGTCAATACGCCTGGCGTGATGATGACCACCAGTCGCATGATGGGGTGCTTTCGCGAGGATCATCGCAGCCGCGAAGAAGTTTTGGCGCTGATGGGATATTAA
- a CDS encoding ComF family protein produces the protein MQLAPTRILLDFALPPRCAGCGSIVEEVGRFCSECWGQVDWLVAGVCERCGIPLEGPEDAECGACVAAPPRFDRLRAATLYDDVSRDLALRLKHGRQVALAKTMALSMRRQLRDYDRGERPILLPVPLHRWRLWRRGFNQAGLLAREISRLSHIDWSPDHLFRRKRTPALGGLNRKQRARTVSGAFSVEDGASLNDRTVILVDDVYTTGSTIEACVKALRKAKPGKIEAIVWARVSRPRYVE, from the coding sequence ATGCAATTGGCCCCAACACGTATCTTGCTCGATTTCGCACTGCCGCCGCGGTGCGCGGGCTGCGGCTCGATCGTCGAGGAGGTGGGACGCTTTTGCAGCGAATGCTGGGGGCAGGTCGATTGGCTGGTCGCCGGGGTCTGCGAGCGTTGCGGCATCCCCCTGGAGGGGCCCGAGGATGCCGAGTGCGGTGCGTGCGTAGCCGCGCCGCCGCGCTTCGACCGGCTGCGTGCTGCCACGCTGTACGATGACGTCTCGCGCGATCTGGCGCTCCGGCTCAAGCATGGGCGGCAGGTGGCGTTGGCCAAGACGATGGCCCTGTCGATGCGTCGTCAGCTTCGTGATTATGATCGGGGTGAACGCCCGATCCTGTTGCCGGTCCCGCTACATCGTTGGCGCCTGTGGCGGCGCGGCTTCAACCAGGCGGGGCTGCTGGCACGAGAGATTTCGCGCCTGTCGCACATCGATTGGTCACCCGATCACCTATTCAGGCGCAAGCGTACGCCGGCGCTTGGCGGACTTAATCGTAAGCAACGTGCGCGAACGGTCAGCGGTGCTTTTTCCGTCGAGGATGGCGCATCATTGAACGATCGCACCGTTATCCTCGTTGACGATGTCTATACGACCGGTTCGACAATCGAGGCCTGTGTGAAGGCCTTGCGCAAGGCGAAACCGGGAAAAATTGAAGCAATTGTGTGGGCGCGCGTATCGCGGCCACGGTATGTGGAGTAA
- a CDS encoding PAS domain-containing protein produces the protein MDASLSEWKPLLRHDFCGDENDSARVAVLERYDIPSLEDDPELNALRAFAAKLCDAPIALVTLVDTDTQKFLSRQGLASTSTPRSVSFCQYAMVDDDIYIVDDASTHPDYRDNPLVTGEPYIRFYAGAPLVSEEGAPLGSLCIIDREARNGLSELQRDGLKVLADAVMRRLTARRREIEKTAGEIESERLLDQTQRQFDNLADALPQMAWSTDADGIPDYFNQRWYDFTGIEKGEYFSANWLELVHEDDRQRASEVWKAAVTTGEPYEVEYRLRTADGEYRWTLARGLPVRDDNGNIVRWFGSNTDIHETSLLMESQRLLSQELSHRIKNIFSVVSGLVSFASRDNPEIKGIAAEISDRIAALGRAHNYVRPVADEPASEITLKDMLDDLFAPYAEDGVPRVEVAGAEIVIRESAVTPLALAFHELATNAVKYGALSLPEGRVSLKIEDDGDALVMEWRESGGPQLDDVPHEGGFGTDLLGLSIERQLRGSVEREWKPEGLVATLRVQADAIKA, from the coding sequence ATGGATGCGTCTTTATCCGAATGGAAGCCATTGCTTCGCCACGATTTTTGCGGCGATGAGAATGATAGCGCGCGCGTAGCTGTTCTAGAGCGATATGATATCCCCAGTCTGGAGGATGATCCTGAACTCAACGCGCTGCGGGCATTTGCGGCCAAGTTGTGCGACGCGCCTATCGCGCTCGTGACGCTCGTCGATACGGACACGCAGAAATTCTTGTCGCGTCAGGGCCTGGCGTCGACGTCGACCCCGCGATCGGTGAGCTTTTGCCAGTACGCGATGGTCGATGACGATATTTATATCGTGGACGATGCCAGCACACACCCGGATTATCGCGACAATCCACTGGTTACTGGCGAGCCCTATATCCGCTTTTATGCCGGTGCACCTTTGGTATCGGAGGAAGGCGCGCCGCTGGGTAGTCTTTGCATCATTGATCGAGAAGCGCGAAATGGCCTGTCCGAGCTGCAGCGCGACGGGCTCAAAGTGCTGGCCGATGCGGTCATGCGGCGCCTGACGGCGCGCCGGCGCGAGATCGAGAAGACTGCAGGCGAAATCGAATCCGAACGCTTGCTAGACCAAACCCAGCGTCAGTTCGACAACCTTGCCGATGCCCTGCCGCAAATGGCCTGGTCGACCGATGCCGATGGTATCCCTGATTATTTCAATCAGCGCTGGTATGACTTCACCGGTATCGAAAAAGGTGAGTATTTCAGCGCCAATTGGCTGGAATTGGTACACGAGGACGACCGCCAGCGTGCCAGCGAAGTGTGGAAGGCGGCGGTGACGACCGGGGAGCCATACGAAGTCGAATATCGGCTGCGCACTGCCGATGGCGAGTATCGCTGGACGCTTGCCCGCGGCCTCCCGGTGCGAGACGACAATGGCAACATCGTGCGGTGGTTTGGCAGCAATACGGATATTCACGAGACGAGCCTCCTGATGGAGAGCCAGCGCCTGCTGAGCCAGGAACTGAGCCACCGCATCAAGAATATCTTCAGCGTCGTGTCCGGCCTGGTAAGCTTTGCGAGCCGCGACAATCCGGAGATCAAGGGTATCGCTGCCGAGATCAGCGATCGCATCGCGGCCCTTGGACGAGCTCATAATTATGTGCGACCGGTCGCCGACGAACCCGCATCGGAAATTACGCTGAAAGACATGCTGGACGATCTTTTCGCGCCGTACGCAGAAGACGGGGTGCCGCGCGTGGAAGTCGCAGGCGCCGAGATCGTCATTCGGGAATCGGCGGTGACGCCGCTGGCGCTCGCATTCCACGAACTGGCGACCAACGCCGTCAAATATGGCGCGCTGTCGCTGCCGGAAGGGCGCGTGTCGCTCAAGATCGAGGATGACGGCGACGCCTTGGTCATGGAGTGGCGCGAATCCGGTGGGCCGCAGCTTGACGACGTACCGCATGAAGGGGGGTTCGGTACCGATCTCCTTGGGCTGAGCATCGAGCGGCAGTTACGCGGGTCGGTTGAGCGGGAATGGAAGCCCGAAGGGCTTGTCGCGACATTGCGGGTGCAAGCCGACGCTATCAAGGCATAG
- a CDS encoding carbon-nitrogen hydrolase family protein, translating into MPKVALFQATSGIDPAENARDLVAAIDEAAEHGAAMLFTPEMSGMLDGDRARAASNIRTEQEDTVLAEVCEAAARRGIWVHLGSLALDRGDGRWANRAFVIDRTGTVRGRYDKMHLFDVDLPTGESWRESAVYKGGEGPVLVEGTPVGTLGLTICYDLRFPSLFAHLAEAGADVIAVPAAFTVPTGQAHWHTLLRARAIEAGLFIVAAAQVGEHADGRATYGHSLAVDPWGEVLLDMEKAKGVGFVDIDLARIEEVRSRVPALSHRRDIVAPSD; encoded by the coding sequence ATGCCTAAGGTCGCGCTCTTCCAGGCGACGAGCGGGATCGACCCGGCCGAGAACGCACGCGACCTGGTCGCAGCGATCGACGAGGCGGCCGAGCACGGTGCCGCCATGCTTTTCACCCCGGAAATGTCGGGGATGCTCGATGGTGACCGAGCGCGGGCGGCATCGAACATCCGGACCGAGCAAGAGGACACGGTGCTGGCGGAGGTGTGCGAGGCAGCGGCGCGGCGCGGCATCTGGGTGCATCTTGGGTCATTGGCACTCGATCGCGGTGATGGTCGCTGGGCCAACCGCGCCTTCGTGATCGATCGCACGGGGACCGTGCGGGGACGCTATGACAAAATGCATCTGTTCGACGTCGATCTACCGACGGGGGAAAGCTGGCGGGAGAGCGCCGTCTACAAAGGCGGCGAGGGACCTGTGCTGGTCGAAGGTACGCCGGTCGGGACGCTGGGTCTTACCATTTGCTACGATCTGCGCTTTCCCTCGCTGTTTGCGCATCTTGCCGAAGCGGGTGCCGATGTCATCGCGGTTCCCGCCGCCTTCACCGTCCCGACGGGCCAAGCGCATTGGCACACCTTGTTGAGGGCGCGCGCGATCGAGGCGGGCTTGTTCATCGTCGCTGCAGCGCAGGTCGGCGAACATGCCGATGGGCGGGCGACTTATGGGCATAGCCTGGCCGTCGACCCGTGGGGAGAAGTGCTGCTCGACATGGAGAAGGCGAAGGGTGTTGGCTTCGTCGACATCGATCTGGCGCGTATCGAAGAGGTTCGGTCGCGGGTGCCCGCATTGTCGCATCGACGCGACATCGTCGCGCCAAGCGATTGA
- a CDS encoding methyltransferase domain-containing protein: MSPDAACFTSRHDMPGLFDSSLRAMRRDRAYRVGPETFLHDRAFADIMDRLDLVDRQFDRVLLSGVLNPEWRARLANRAAHVETIDPSPMLEKASSGEVASEDTLDVEPGSFDLVVSLGTLDTIEALPEALARLRFALREGGLLIGAMSGGDSLPLLRACMAQADAATGHGAPHVHPRIDPASLTQLLTNAGLAMPVVDVDAVTVRYSSFERLIGDLRAMGATNILSERPRKPLHRAALAAAKAHFAKQAASDGKSEERFDILHFMGWAPPLAQNGN; the protein is encoded by the coding sequence TTGTCGCCCGATGCCGCCTGTTTCACAAGCCGCCACGACATGCCGGGCCTGTTCGATTCTTCCCTACGCGCCATGCGCCGCGACCGCGCGTATCGCGTCGGCCCCGAAACTTTTCTCCACGACCGCGCTTTCGCCGACATCATGGATCGGCTCGATCTCGTCGACCGGCAGTTCGACCGCGTGCTTCTTTCAGGTGTCCTCAACCCCGAATGGAGAGCGCGCCTCGCCAACCGTGCTGCCCATGTCGAGACAATCGATCCCTCACCGATGCTGGAAAAGGCCAGTTCGGGCGAGGTCGCGAGCGAAGATACGCTGGATGTCGAACCCGGCTCCTTCGATCTGGTCGTTTCGCTCGGTACGCTCGATACGATCGAAGCCCTTCCCGAAGCGCTCGCCCGCTTGCGCTTCGCCTTGCGCGAAGGTGGCCTGCTTATCGGCGCCATGTCTGGCGGCGACAGCCTGCCGCTTCTGCGCGCCTGCATGGCGCAGGCCGATGCGGCTACCGGACACGGCGCGCCGCATGTCCACCCGCGCATCGATCCTGCGTCGCTTACCCAGCTGCTGACGAATGCGGGGCTTGCAATGCCGGTCGTCGATGTCGACGCGGTCACCGTGCGCTATTCCTCTTTCGAGCGACTGATTGGCGACCTGCGCGCCATGGGGGCCACCAACATCCTCTCGGAACGCCCACGCAAACCGCTTCACCGCGCCGCCCTTGCCGCGGCAAAGGCCCATTTCGCCAAACAGGCCGCCTCGGACGGCAAAAGCGAAGAACGGTTCGATATCCTGCACTTCATGGGGTGGGCCCCGCCCTTAGCGCAAAACGGGAATTAA
- the grxC gene encoding glutaredoxin 3, which translates to MAQVEIYTKMFCGFCVRAKELLKRKEIEFTEYGVDGGGPKKDEMVERAGGRTTVPQIFIGNKHVGGCDELMALEREGKLDTLLARA; encoded by the coding sequence ATGGCACAAGTTGAAATCTACACGAAGATGTTCTGCGGGTTTTGCGTGCGAGCAAAAGAGTTGCTCAAGCGCAAGGAGATCGAGTTCACCGAATATGGCGTCGATGGCGGCGGACCCAAGAAGGACGAGATGGTCGAGCGGGCAGGAGGGCGCACGACCGTTCCCCAAATCTTCATCGGCAACAAACATGTCGGTGGCTGTGACGAGCTGATGGCGCTCGAGCGTGAAGGCAAACTCGACACGCTGTTGGCCCGCGCCTGA
- a CDS encoding acetyl-CoA carboxylase carboxyltransferase subunit alpha encodes MLTYLDFERPIAELENRIADLRKTADNGEVDVEQEIRRLEVKTKKLLRDTYSKLTPWQKAQVARHPERPHFKNYVEGLTEEFIPLAGDRAFADDQAIVGGLATIDGRKVVLMGHEKGDDTASRLKHNFGMAKPEGYRKAIRLMKLADRFGLPVVTLVDTPGAFPGVQAEERGQAEAIARATEQCLELKVPMVSVIVGEGGSGGAVAIAAANKVLMFEHAIYSVISPEGCASILWRTSDKAADAAEAMRITAKHLKELGVIDRIVKEPLGGAHRDPAKAISRLKDAVLEEVDALSGMDEREILSQRRSKFLEMA; translated from the coding sequence ATGTTGACCTATCTCGATTTCGAACGGCCCATCGCCGAGCTTGAGAACCGCATCGCCGATTTGCGCAAAACCGCTGACAATGGTGAAGTGGACGTGGAGCAGGAAATTCGCCGCCTGGAGGTGAAGACGAAGAAACTGCTGCGCGACACCTACAGCAAGCTGACGCCGTGGCAGAAGGCGCAAGTGGCGCGTCATCCCGAACGGCCGCATTTCAAAAATTATGTCGAAGGACTGACAGAGGAATTCATTCCGCTGGCCGGTGACCGTGCTTTTGCCGATGACCAGGCGATCGTTGGCGGGCTTGCCACGATCGACGGGCGCAAAGTCGTGCTGATGGGGCATGAGAAAGGCGATGATACCGCCAGCCGTCTCAAGCATAATTTCGGCATGGCCAAGCCCGAAGGATACCGGAAGGCAATCCGGCTGATGAAGCTGGCGGACCGGTTCGGTCTGCCGGTGGTCACGCTGGTCGATACGCCGGGCGCTTTCCCCGGGGTTCAGGCGGAAGAGCGCGGCCAGGCCGAAGCCATCGCGCGCGCGACCGAGCAATGCCTTGAGCTCAAGGTTCCCATGGTTTCGGTCATCGTGGGCGAAGGTGGATCGGGCGGTGCGGTCGCGATTGCTGCCGCCAACAAGGTCCTGATGTTCGAGCATGCGATCTATTCGGTGATTTCGCCCGAAGGGTGCGCGTCGATCCTGTGGCGCACGTCAGACAAGGCGGCCGATGCCGCCGAAGCGATGCGCATCACCGCCAAGCACCTGAAGGAACTGGGCGTCATCGATCGTATCGTAAAAGAGCCACTTGGCGGCGCGCACCGCGACCCAGCCAAGGCGATCAGCCGCCTCAAAGACGCCGTCCTCGAGGAAGTGGACGCGTTGTCGGGCATGGATGAGCGCGAAATCCTCTCGCAACGCCGCAGCAAATTCCTGGAGATGGCGTAA
- a CDS encoding Flp family type IVb pilin, whose protein sequence is MDTIRIFFRAMRRDERGATAIEYGLIAALIVLAMMGGLRALGGGSDGMWTKVADEATNIL, encoded by the coding sequence GTGGATACTATCCGGATATTTTTCCGCGCCATGCGCCGCGATGAACGCGGCGCTACGGCGATTGAATACGGACTTATCGCCGCGCTCATCGTGCTTGCCATGATGGGCGGTTTACGCGCGCTTGGCGGCGGATCGGACGGCATGTGGACGAAGGTGGCCGACGAGGCCACCAACATCCTTTAA
- a CDS encoding tyrosine-type recombinase/integrase, with the protein MMAAEAGASANTIAAYRADLERTAEAISGPIGEADSDALSGLGASWSHLAASTVARRAASLRRFYGFLFDEGLRDDDPSAALPRPKLSRPLPRILDPDEVERMFAAIEDRAASGQPLALRNLALLELLYGSGLRATELVSLPRAALLRREQPFLILRGKGGKERLVPISDRARAAVDAWLEHCPDGKWLFPGGKAHLSRVRLFQLVRAMAAEAGIAPERVSPHVLRHAFATHLLAGGADLRALQALLGHADIATTQIYTHVDSTRLVELVNQRHPLANR; encoded by the coding sequence ATGATGGCAGCGGAAGCAGGGGCTTCGGCCAACACGATCGCTGCCTATCGCGCCGACCTCGAGCGGACCGCAGAGGCCATATCGGGACCGATCGGCGAAGCGGATAGCGACGCGTTGTCGGGGTTGGGGGCGAGTTGGTCGCATCTTGCTGCTTCGACCGTGGCGCGGCGCGCGGCATCGTTACGGCGATTTTACGGTTTCCTGTTCGACGAGGGGCTGCGCGATGACGATCCGTCGGCGGCGCTGCCCCGGCCCAAATTGTCGCGGCCGCTGCCGCGTATCCTCGACCCCGACGAGGTTGAGCGCATGTTCGCCGCAATCGAAGATCGCGCCGCCAGCGGCCAGCCGTTAGCGCTGCGCAACCTTGCCCTGCTCGAGCTGCTTTATGGATCGGGGCTGCGCGCGACCGAGCTTGTCTCGCTTCCACGAGCTGCGTTGCTGCGGCGCGAACAGCCATTTCTCATCCTGCGGGGGAAAGGCGGCAAGGAACGGCTGGTGCCGATATCGGATCGCGCGCGCGCCGCGGTCGATGCATGGCTGGAACATTGCCCCGACGGCAAATGGCTGTTTCCGGGTGGAAAGGCGCATCTTTCGCGCGTGCGGTTGTTCCAGCTTGTTCGCGCCATGGCGGCGGAGGCTGGTATCGCGCCCGAACGGGTGAGCCCACACGTGCTTCGCCACGCCTTTGCCACCCATTTGCTGGCAGGAGGCGCCGATCTTCGCGCGCTCCAGGCGTTGCTGGGTCATGCCGACATCGCGACGACCCAGATTTATACGCATGTGGACAGCACGCGCCTTGTCGAGCTGGTCAATCAGCGTCATCCGTTGGCCAACCGATGA
- a CDS encoding shikimate kinase produces the protein MTKSLLQRLDRPVVLVGLMGAGKSTIGRRLAKRLDLPFVDSDDAIIDASGYTPTEIFERFGEEDFRDGERRVVARLIDEGDIQVIATGGGAYTDEQTRKLLNERAITVWLDAEIDILAERTRRPDTRPLLKGDVKQRKRILADLADKRRDDYANAHLHVRSGKGAHDVVVDAIVDALTEHLDGQ, from the coding sequence ATGACCAAGTCGCTACTCCAGCGCCTCGATCGTCCCGTCGTACTGGTGGGCTTGATGGGTGCCGGCAAATCCACCATCGGACGCCGCCTGGCAAAGCGGCTCGACCTGCCTTTTGTCGATAGCGACGATGCGATCATAGATGCCTCGGGGTATACGCCGACCGAAATCTTCGAACGTTTCGGGGAGGAAGATTTCCGCGATGGCGAACGCCGCGTCGTCGCTCGCCTGATCGACGAAGGCGATATCCAGGTGATCGCGACCGGCGGCGGCGCCTACACTGATGAACAAACGCGCAAGCTCCTTAACGAGCGCGCCATCACCGTCTGGCTCGACGCCGAAATCGACATACTGGCCGAACGCACCCGCCGCCCGGACACGCGGCCGCTGCTGAAAGGCGACGTCAAGCAGCGCAAACGCATCCTCGCCGATCTGGCCGACAAGCGGCGCGACGATTATGCCAACGCCCATCTCCATGTCCGCTCGGGTAAGGGGGCGCATGATGTCGTGGTGGACGCGATCGTCGACGCGCTGACGGAGCATCTGGACGGGCAATGA
- a CDS encoding M48 family metalloprotease — MRRAALMMSVAALAVASCATPVADPTISQTEFQRANEQHEAIVAEFGGAVGGSKAAYVEQVGDRVAVYSGTPNAAAAYKFTTLNSAVENAFAIPGGRIYITRQLMGLMNDEAELAFVLGHEVGHIAADHAQLRQATAQRNSILGVLGAIVGGVVGGDVGSLIARGSQYGTQLRTLSYSRDQEYESDTLGIGYMTQAGYDPDAGADMLAVLDRSTKLQARLQGRENRTTPEWARTHPLSENRVARAAQLADQVANAPQTRNRDAFLGQIDGMYFDDDPAQGIIDGRTFTHPDLRLRFQVPTGFQMQNSTRQVGISGSSGQAIFSLAQYNGNLDQYVVQVMRGIAGQQANIQVPQPRRTTVNGIPAAYSTARVNTQNGAVDLSVFAYEFSNDRAYHFATITRAGQGLQPFSSMVGSLQRLSAQQAAAVRPRVIDVYTVRSGDTIQSLARRMAYNDYQVERFASLNGLATNQQLRAGQKVKLIVYGRR, encoded by the coding sequence ATGCGTCGCGCCGCCCTGATGATGTCCGTTGCCGCCCTTGCGGTGGCTTCCTGTGCCACGCCCGTTGCCGATCCCACGATCAGCCAGACCGAGTTCCAGCGCGCCAATGAGCAGCATGAAGCGATCGTCGCCGAATTCGGCGGTGCGGTCGGCGGCAGCAAGGCCGCTTATGTCGAACAGGTCGGTGATCGTGTCGCGGTCTATTCCGGCACGCCCAATGCGGCAGCGGCCTACAAGTTTACCACTCTAAACAGCGCGGTCGAAAACGCCTTCGCCATCCCCGGCGGACGCATCTACATCACCCGCCAGCTGATGGGCCTGATGAATGACGAAGCCGAACTTGCCTTCGTGCTTGGTCACGAGGTTGGCCATATCGCGGCAGACCACGCGCAGCTTCGCCAGGCGACTGCACAGCGCAATTCGATCCTGGGCGTGCTCGGGGCGATCGTCGGCGGCGTTGTCGGCGGCGATGTCGGCAGCCTGATCGCGCGCGGTTCGCAATATGGAACCCAGCTGCGCACGCTCAGCTACAGCCGCGACCAGGAATATGAAAGCGACACGCTTGGCATCGGCTACATGACGCAAGCCGGCTACGATCCCGATGCGGGCGCCGACATGCTCGCCGTGCTCGACCGTTCGACCAAGCTTCAGGCGCGCCTCCAGGGCCGCGAGAACCGCACGACGCCCGAATGGGCGCGGACCCACCCGCTGAGCGAGAACCGCGTCGCCCGCGCCGCGCAGCTTGCCGACCAGGTGGCCAATGCGCCGCAGACGCGCAATCGCGATGCATTTCTGGGCCAGATCGACGGCATGTATTTCGACGATGATCCTGCACAGGGCATCATCGATGGTCGCACCTTTACGCATCCTGACCTGCGGCTGCGTTTCCAGGTGCCGACGGGTTTCCAGATGCAGAACAGCACGCGCCAGGTCGGTATCTCCGGAAGCAGCGGACAGGCCATTTTCAGCCTCGCCCAGTATAACGGGAACCTCGACCAGTATGTTGTGCAAGTGATGCGCGGCATTGCCGGTCAGCAGGCCAACATCCAGGTGCCCCAGCCGCGCCGTACCACGGTCAACGGTATTCCGGCCGCTTACAGCACGGCGCGAGTGAATACGCAGAATGGCGCTGTCGATCTGTCGGTGTTTGCCTATGAGTTTAGCAATGACCGGGCGTATCACTTCGCCACGATCACGCGTGCCGGGCAGGGGCTGCAGCCCTTCAGCTCGATGGTCGGGTCGTTGCAGCGCCTGTCGGCACAGCAGGCCGCCGCGGTGCGCCCGCGTGTGATCGATGTCTACACGGTGCGTAGCGGCGATACGATCCAGTCGCTCGCGCGCCGGATGGCCTATAACGATTATCAGGTGGAACGGTTTGCAAGCCTCAACGGGCTCGCGACAAACCAGCAGCTTCGCGCCGGTCAGAAGGTCAAGTTGATTGTCTACGGTCGGCGGTAG